A stretch of Nitrospirota bacterium DNA encodes these proteins:
- a CDS encoding 30S ribosomal protein S12, whose translation MPTFQQLIRFGRTRVRSKRRTAALGGCPQKRGVCVRVYIMTPKKPNSAQRKVARVRLTNGIVVTAYIPGEGHNLQEHSVVLVRGGRVKDLPGVKYHIVRGVLDCQGVQERKRGRSKYGAKAPK comes from the coding sequence GTGCCGACCTTCCAGCAACTTATTCGCTTCGGGCGGACCCGAGTCCGGAGCAAGAGAAGAACCGCAGCCTTGGGCGGTTGCCCCCAAAAGCGGGGCGTTTGCGTTCGCGTCTACATCATGACGCCCAAGAAGCCGAATTCTGCACAACGCAAGGTGGCCCGCGTGCGGCTGACGAACGGTATTGTCGTGACCGCCTACATCCCGGGGGAGGGACACAACCTCCAGGAGCACTCCGTGGTACTCGTGCGTGGCGGTCGCGTGAAGGATCTGCCGGGTGTGAAGTATCACATCGTTCGCGGCGTGCTGGACTGTCAGGGCGTGCAAGAACGCAAGCGCGGCCGATCGAAGTACGGCGCGAAAGCCCCGAAATAG
- a CDS encoding 50S ribosomal protein L1: protein MADHGKRTEKAREGIDRNKRYEATDAFDMILQRKFVKFDETVDVAFRLGVDPRHADQMVRGTALLPNGTGRSVRVLAFAAGDKAKEAQEAGADVIGLDDLVEKINGGWLEFDKVVATPDVMAKVGKLGKVLGPRGLMPNPKLGTVTFDVGKAVRDLKAGKVEFKVDKAGNLHAVVGKASFGKDKLVENFKSLLEAVQRAKPSGVKGIYIRNVAVSTTMGPAVKVAVLEVAA, encoded by the coding sequence ATGGCTGACCACGGGAAGCGGACCGAGAAGGCCCGGGAGGGGATCGATCGCAACAAGCGCTACGAAGCGACGGACGCCTTCGACATGATTCTCCAGAGGAAATTCGTGAAGTTCGATGAGACCGTGGACGTGGCTTTCCGATTGGGCGTGGACCCGAGGCACGCGGATCAGATGGTGCGTGGAACCGCTCTACTCCCGAATGGAACGGGTCGATCGGTGCGCGTTCTGGCCTTCGCGGCGGGCGACAAGGCCAAGGAGGCGCAGGAGGCCGGGGCGGATGTGATCGGTCTCGATGATTTGGTGGAAAAGATCAATGGGGGCTGGCTCGAGTTCGACAAAGTCGTGGCCACGCCCGATGTCATGGCCAAAGTCGGGAAACTCGGAAAGGTGCTCGGCCCTCGCGGCCTCATGCCGAACCCCAAGCTGGGCACGGTGACGTTCGACGTGGGCAAGGCCGTGCGGGATTTGAAGGCCGGCAAGGTGGAGTTCAAAGTCGACAAGGCGGGGAATCTGCACGCGGTGGTCGGCAAGGCGTCCTTCGGAAAAGACAAATTGGTGGAGAATTTCAAATCGCTCCTCGAAGCGGTGCAGCGCGCAAAGCCGTCCGGCGTGAAAGGCATTTACATCCGGAACGTGGCGGTGTCGACCACGATGGGCCCTGCCGTGAAAGTGGCGGTTCTGGAGGTGGCGGCGTGA
- a CDS encoding 50S ribosomal protein L10 yields MTKTEKETFVKDFKGVVASAQAVILAEFKGMKVAEAVELRRRIRKVNGKYQVAKNTLLEKALGDTPFKGLQPHLSGSTAVAVAIGDPVPLAKALVDFGKKCPPFKIKGAFVGDRLTSVEDLNVLAALPSREILLSQMVGVIKAPLLNLLSVLQGVPLKLVLVLKALEQKRNSQTS; encoded by the coding sequence GTGACCAAGACGGAGAAAGAGACGTTCGTCAAGGATTTCAAGGGCGTGGTCGCGTCGGCCCAGGCGGTCATCCTCGCTGAGTTTAAGGGGATGAAGGTCGCCGAGGCGGTCGAGCTGCGTCGCCGCATCCGCAAGGTGAATGGAAAATACCAGGTCGCGAAGAACACGCTCTTGGAAAAGGCGCTGGGGGATACCCCGTTCAAGGGGCTTCAGCCCCATCTGAGCGGATCAACCGCGGTGGCGGTGGCTATTGGAGACCCCGTCCCATTGGCCAAGGCGCTCGTCGATTTCGGCAAGAAGTGTCCTCCGTTCAAAATCAAGGGGGCTTTCGTGGGCGATCGGCTGACGAGCGTGGAGGATCTGAACGTGCTCGCCGCTCTGCCGAGTCGGGAAATATTGCTTTCACAGATGGTCGGTGTTATAAAGGCGCCCCTTTTGAACCTTCTGAGTGTTCTTCAGGGTGTGCCGCTGAAACTGGTGCTCGTTCTCAAAGCGCTGGAGCAGAAACGAAATTCTCAGACGTCCTAA
- the rpoB gene encoding DNA-directed RNA polymerase subunit beta codes for MSSALKGRRYRRSFGRIKPLVDIPDLIEIQRKSYADFLQAATEPEKRRNVGLQKAFKSIFPIENYERTASIEFVKYKLLEPKYDIDECRIKGASFASPMRVTFRLALYDLDPETKQKSTRVVKEDEIYFGEIPLITDRGTFIINGVERVVVNQLHRSPGCLFDRDKNTYIARLIPSRGSWLDFEFDSNDILYVRIDGRRKIPATVLLKALGFTAEFLLEHFYPVEEIVVDGKKLVRKIREQFWASMFGDLKDSRNLANARRKVKMLFDPQLQKQKDFEEMEIPVTASELKDRITAREILNPKTKETLAKTNEALTSEKIEEIVAAGVEKFHVIYVDSMAAIPSMQKTIASDKVQTHREAIIDIYRKLRITDVTSEEIAMDFFHNMFFNPERYDLSRVGRHKLNMRLRQDVPVEHTTLRKEDVLGVVEHLIRIKMGAEREDDVDHLGNRRVRSVGELVEGQFRSGLMRLSRSVKERLSGSGQEIDTLMPRDIINIKPVMASLREFYYTGQLSQFMDQTNPLSEVTHKRRLSALGAGGLTRERAGFEVRDVHPSHYGRICPIETPEGQNIGLIVSLSTYARTNEFGFLETPYMVVKDSRTTGEVKYLTALEEEQYVISQANNPLDKHGRFTSDLITARSKGEFAFVKPEEVHFMDVSPNQLISVGAGLIPFLEHDDANRALMGCNMQRQAVPLIRPEAPLVGTGMEPIVARDSGSTIMSKRDGVVEYVDSSRIVIRSKKPVKDINDSGVDIYNLTKFKRSNQNTCINQKSIVLNGQKVVAGQVVADGMATEGGDLALGKNALVAFMPWRGFNFEDSIVISERMVREDHFTSIHIEEFECAARDTKLGPEEITRDIPDVGEELLKNLDESGIVRIGAEVKPSDILVGKITPKSETQLSSDERLMRAIFGEKGRDVKNMSLTVPPGIYGTVIDARVFTRKGVSKDLRAQAIEQDDINKLEQDRQDEIRIIQENALSQVRPSLVGKVAKDALKNPKKRQVYVNKGEKISDKVLDEVPFELLGKIELSSEESQEELQQILERSYELLDLVNSSFDKKIEKIRSGDELQAGVVKLVKVYVAVKRKLAVGDKMAGRHGNKGVVSIIAPVEDMPIMEDGTSIDIVLNPLGVPSRMNVGQILETHLGWASHELGRRIEAAVREEKAVDDIRAILADIHKEDREVCDWLKGATQKEIMEFALGEQDGIHLASPVFDGAGEADIEALLKRSGLPVEGQVTLFDGRTGEPFAQKVTVGIMYMMKLHHLVDDKIHARSVGGYSLVTQQPLGGKAHFGGQRLGEMEVWALEAYGAAHTLQEFLTVKSDDVTGRNRVYQAIVKGQTEFDIGMPESFNVLVKELQGLGLNIELLSEEA; via the coding sequence ATGTCGTCGGCGCTCAAGGGGAGAAGATATCGTCGGTCGTTCGGGCGGATCAAGCCGCTCGTCGACATTCCGGATCTGATCGAGATCCAGCGGAAGTCCTATGCGGATTTTCTGCAGGCGGCGACGGAGCCGGAGAAGCGGCGCAACGTGGGTCTCCAGAAAGCCTTCAAGAGCATCTTCCCGATTGAGAACTACGAGCGGACGGCCAGCATCGAGTTTGTGAAGTACAAGCTGCTGGAACCGAAGTACGACATCGACGAATGCCGGATCAAAGGCGCCAGTTTCGCCTCGCCCATGCGGGTCACGTTCCGCCTTGCGCTGTATGATCTCGACCCCGAGACGAAGCAGAAGAGCACGCGGGTGGTGAAGGAGGACGAAATATATTTCGGCGAGATCCCCCTGATCACCGATCGCGGAACCTTCATTATCAATGGGGTGGAACGGGTGGTGGTCAACCAGCTCCACCGGTCGCCGGGGTGCCTTTTCGACCGGGACAAGAATACGTATATCGCCCGGCTGATCCCTTCCCGGGGCTCCTGGCTGGATTTTGAGTTTGATTCCAACGACATCCTGTACGTCCGCATCGACGGTCGACGGAAGATTCCCGCCACGGTTCTCCTAAAGGCCCTGGGATTTACGGCGGAATTCCTCCTCGAACACTTCTATCCCGTCGAGGAGATCGTGGTGGACGGAAAAAAGCTGGTGCGCAAGATTCGCGAGCAGTTCTGGGCGAGCATGTTCGGCGACCTCAAAGACTCTCGAAACCTGGCCAATGCCCGCCGCAAGGTCAAGATGCTTTTCGACCCTCAGCTTCAGAAACAGAAGGATTTCGAAGAGATGGAGATTCCGGTGACGGCGTCGGAATTGAAGGATCGGATCACCGCGCGTGAGATCCTGAATCCGAAGACCAAGGAAACCCTTGCCAAGACGAATGAGGCGCTGACGTCGGAGAAAATCGAGGAGATCGTCGCCGCCGGAGTCGAGAAATTCCATGTGATCTATGTCGACAGCATGGCGGCCATTCCCTCCATGCAAAAAACCATCGCGAGCGACAAGGTTCAGACCCATCGCGAGGCCATTATCGACATTTATCGCAAACTTCGGATCACGGACGTGACGAGCGAAGAAATCGCGATGGATTTCTTCCACAATATGTTTTTCAACCCCGAGCGCTACGACCTCTCCCGCGTGGGCCGGCACAAGCTGAACATGCGGCTGCGGCAGGATGTGCCCGTGGAACACACGACCCTCCGGAAGGAAGACGTCCTTGGAGTGGTGGAACACCTCATCCGGATCAAGATGGGCGCGGAACGCGAGGATGATGTGGACCACCTGGGAAACCGCCGCGTGCGAAGCGTCGGCGAGCTGGTCGAAGGCCAATTCCGGTCGGGCCTCATGCGGCTCTCGCGCTCGGTGAAGGAGCGCCTCAGCGGCAGCGGCCAGGAGATCGATACGCTGATGCCGAGGGACATCATCAACATCAAGCCGGTCATGGCCAGCCTCCGGGAGTTCTACTACACCGGTCAGCTTTCGCAGTTCATGGATCAGACGAACCCTCTCTCCGAGGTGACCCACAAGCGTCGACTGAGCGCCCTCGGCGCCGGCGGCCTCACGCGCGAACGCGCCGGTTTCGAAGTGCGCGACGTGCATCCCAGCCACTACGGCCGCATCTGCCCGATCGAAACGCCGGAAGGGCAGAACATTGGACTGATCGTGTCGCTCTCGACGTACGCGCGGACCAACGAATTCGGTTTCCTCGAGACGCCGTACATGGTGGTCAAGGATTCCCGCACGACCGGGGAGGTGAAGTACCTCACCGCCCTGGAAGAGGAACAATACGTCATCTCGCAGGCGAATAACCCGCTCGACAAGCACGGCCGGTTTACGAGCGATCTGATCACCGCGCGCAGCAAGGGCGAGTTTGCCTTCGTCAAACCGGAGGAAGTGCATTTCATGGACGTGTCGCCCAACCAACTCATCTCCGTGGGCGCCGGCCTCATCCCCTTTCTGGAGCACGACGACGCCAACCGGGCCCTCATGGGGTGCAACATGCAAAGGCAGGCCGTGCCGCTTATCCGGCCCGAAGCGCCGTTGGTCGGAACGGGCATGGAACCCATCGTGGCCCGCGACTCCGGCTCGACCATCATGTCAAAACGGGACGGCGTGGTGGAATACGTCGATTCCTCCCGCATCGTCATCCGCTCGAAGAAACCGGTGAAAGACATCAACGATTCGGGTGTGGACATTTATAACCTCACGAAGTTCAAGAGGAGCAACCAGAACACCTGCATCAACCAGAAGTCCATCGTCCTGAACGGCCAGAAGGTCGTGGCCGGCCAGGTGGTAGCCGACGGGATGGCCACCGAAGGCGGCGATCTGGCGCTCGGCAAGAACGCGCTCGTGGCGTTCATGCCGTGGCGGGGATTCAACTTTGAGGACTCGATCGTGATCAGCGAGCGGATGGTTCGCGAAGATCATTTCACGTCCATCCACATCGAGGAGTTCGAGTGCGCGGCGCGGGATACCAAGCTCGGGCCGGAGGAAATCACGCGGGACATTCCGGACGTCGGCGAGGAACTCCTCAAGAATCTCGACGAGAGCGGCATCGTCCGGATCGGCGCGGAAGTGAAGCCGAGCGATATCCTGGTCGGCAAGATCACCCCGAAAAGCGAGACCCAGCTTTCCTCCGACGAACGCCTCATGCGCGCGATCTTCGGTGAAAAAGGGCGCGATGTGAAAAACATGTCGCTCACCGTCCCGCCCGGCATCTACGGCACGGTCATCGATGCGCGCGTCTTCACCCGCAAGGGCGTGAGCAAGGATCTGCGCGCCCAGGCCATCGAGCAGGACGACATCAACAAGCTGGAGCAGGACCGTCAGGACGAAATCCGCATCATTCAGGAGAACGCCCTGTCCCAGGTGCGTCCGTCGCTGGTCGGCAAGGTGGCCAAAGACGCGTTGAAGAACCCCAAGAAGCGCCAAGTCTATGTGAACAAGGGTGAGAAGATCTCGGACAAGGTCCTGGACGAAGTTCCGTTTGAGCTGCTGGGTAAGATCGAACTGAGCTCGGAGGAATCACAGGAGGAGCTTCAACAGATCCTGGAACGCTCGTACGAGCTGCTCGATCTCGTCAATTCATCGTTCGACAAGAAAATTGAAAAGATACGGAGTGGCGACGAACTCCAGGCCGGCGTGGTCAAGCTGGTCAAGGTGTACGTGGCCGTGAAGCGCAAGCTGGCGGTGGGGGACAAGATGGCCGGACGGCATGGGAACAAGGGTGTCGTCTCGATCATCGCGCCGGTGGAAGACATGCCGATCATGGAGGATGGGACCTCCATCGACATCGTGCTCAACCCGCTCGGCGTCCCCTCCCGAATGAACGTGGGACAGATTCTGGAAACCCACCTCGGATGGGCCTCCCACGAACTCGGAAGGCGCATCGAAGCGGCCGTGCGAGAGGAAAAGGCCGTCGATGACATCCGGGCCATCCTGGCGGACATCCACAAGGAGGACCGGGAGGTGTGTGATTGGCTCAAGGGAGCCACCCAGAAGGAAATCATGGAATTTGCTCTCGGGGAGCAGGACGGAATCCACCTGGCCTCTCCGGTCTTCGATGGAGCAGGGGAGGCGGACATCGAGGCGCTTCTCAAGCGCTCGGGGCTTCCCGTGGAAGGGCAGGTGACCCTGTTCGACGGCCGGACGGGAGAACCCTTCGCCCAGAAAGTGACCGTCGGCATCATGTACATGATGAAGCTTCACCACCTCGTGGACGACAAGATCCACGCCCGCAGCGTCGGCGGTTACTCACTGGTGACCCAGCAGCCGCTCGGTGGGAAGGCCCATTTCGGCGGCCAGCGCTTGGGTGAAATGGAAGTCTGGGCCCTCGAAGCGTACGGCGCGGCCCACACCCTCCAGGAATTTTTGACGGTCAAATCGGATGACGTCACGGGGCGGAACCGCGTCTATCAGGCCATCGTCAAGGGGCAGACCGAGTTCGATATCGGCATGCCGGAATCGTTCAATGTGCTCGTCAAGGAACTTCAAGGACTCGGGCTCAACATCGAGCTCTTGTCCGAGGAAGCGTAG
- the rpsG gene encoding 30S ribosomal protein S7, whose translation MARKGKSLRREAEPDIKHGDYLVGKFVNYIMIQGKKRLAERIVYQCFDLMEKKTKENAVESFKKAVENLKPILEVRPRRVGGATYQVPMEVRSERRLALALRWLIGTAQDRPERTMTERLAGEIMEACQGKGSAMKKKEEMHKMAEANRAFAHYRW comes from the coding sequence ATGGCACGAAAAGGAAAATCTTTGCGGCGTGAAGCGGAACCGGACATCAAGCATGGTGACTACTTGGTGGGAAAGTTTGTGAACTACATCATGATCCAGGGAAAGAAGCGTCTCGCGGAACGGATCGTCTACCAGTGTTTCGATCTCATGGAAAAGAAAACCAAGGAAAACGCGGTGGAGTCCTTCAAGAAGGCCGTCGAGAATCTGAAACCCATCTTGGAAGTCCGGCCGCGGCGCGTCGGGGGCGCCACCTACCAGGTTCCGATGGAAGTACGCTCAGAGCGGCGCCTCGCGCTCGCGCTCCGCTGGCTGATCGGGACCGCCCAGGACCGTCCCGAGCGGACAATGACGGAGCGACTTGCGGGTGAGATTATGGAAGCCTGCCAGGGGAAGGGATCGGCCATGAAGAAGAAGGAAGAGATGCACAAGATGGCCGAGGCCAACCGCGCTTTCGCGCACTACCGCTGGTAG
- the rpoC gene encoding DNA-directed RNA polymerase subunit beta' → MRELINLFEPTTDPQTIRAIKVSLASPEQVRSWSFGEVKKPETINYRTFKPEKEGLFCAKIFGPVRDYECLCGKYKRMKHRGLTCDRCGVEVISADVRRKRMGHIELAAPVAHIWFVHSIPSRIGAILDLSPKELDRILYFESYIVLDPRKTTLHKGQVLTRDEYYEAKEKFGGQFETGMGAEAVERLLKDVDQKKLSDSLRKQMSETQTETKRKKLLKRLKVVDAFLRSGVKPEWMILRVVPVIPPDLRPLVPLEGGRFAASDLNELYRRVINRHNRLKKLMALDATPELILNNEKRMLQEAVDALFENGRRGRVVYGRNKRPLKSLSDLIKGKQGRFRQNLLGKRVDFSGRTVIVVGPELRLHQCGLPKIMALELFKPFVIGRLIDRGLATTVKAAKKMVEREESVVWDILDEVVREHPILLNRAPTLHRLSMQGFEPILTEQKAIQLHPLVCTAFNADFDGDQMAVHLPLSVEAQTESRVLLMSTNNILSPAHGKPIINPTQDIVLGLYYLTRERVGARGEGMSFGDLTEARQAYDNGAVDLHARVKVRVKGKLIQTTPGRVIMADVVPEEMAFEDINKLMTKKELARLVDVVYRRVGLKATVIMGDRLKDLGFHHATMAGISVAVKDMIVPSEKKKLIEFGNEQAQETEDQYREGVITEGEKYNKLISIWNGITNQIAEEMKREISYEDATNKDGKKEHQLAFNPLFMMIDSGARGSEEQMRQLAGVRGLMAKPSGEIIPTPITSNLREGLSMLQYFISTHGARKGLADTALKTATAGYLTRRMVDVAQDSIVTENDCGTLDGIEVTDLIQGGEVKTRRSERSLGRVALTDIINSVTGEVIVHANEEIDEARVEKLSEAGETVEHVMVRSPQTCQTRHGICALCYGRDLARGRLVHLGEAVGVVAAQSVGEPGTQLTMRTFHIGGTATRHVEKSTIESPTDGAVTYGDKLRVVLKGENRWLAMTRNGDVKVTGVGGAVHKFPVNYGAFLLVKDGEKVKKGQRIAEWDPYSSVILTDMAGKVVYQDIHDGISLREQVDEATGLSHKIIVAAKNVDLRPRIIVQDAGSKDTSYFLPVGSHIGVDAGSHVESGDVIAKIPRETTKTKDITGGLPRVSELLEARRPKEVAVITEINGVVSFGKDLKGKRTVIVTPDRGEAKNYQIPRGKHICVHEGDYVQAGDQLMDGTPNPHDLLVVRGVKDLAKYLVDEIQLVYDSQGVKINDKHIELIVRLMLRKVKITSPGDTTFYVGEEVDKFLFEEENARIIKQAGRPATAEYILQGISRASLSTDSFISAASFQETTKILTDAAVGGKVDYLRGLKENVIVGRLVPAGTGFPKYRKTEIDVPMEPPAEVPAEPPMEVPGVQPPLAFGTVPEKIAEE, encoded by the coding sequence ATGCGCGAACTGATCAACCTGTTTGAACCGACGACGGACCCGCAGACCATCCGGGCCATCAAGGTCTCCCTCGCCTCTCCCGAACAAGTCCGAAGCTGGTCCTTCGGCGAGGTCAAGAAGCCGGAGACGATCAACTACCGGACCTTCAAGCCGGAGAAGGAAGGCCTGTTCTGCGCAAAGATTTTCGGTCCGGTGCGCGATTACGAGTGCCTGTGCGGCAAGTACAAGCGGATGAAGCATCGCGGCCTGACGTGCGATCGGTGCGGCGTGGAAGTCATTTCGGCGGACGTCCGCCGGAAGCGCATGGGCCACATCGAGTTGGCCGCTCCCGTGGCCCACATTTGGTTCGTGCACTCCATCCCGTCCCGCATCGGTGCCATTCTCGATCTCAGCCCGAAGGAACTCGACCGGATTCTCTATTTCGAATCGTACATCGTCCTCGATCCGCGGAAGACGACGCTCCACAAGGGACAGGTTCTGACACGGGACGAATACTATGAGGCGAAGGAGAAATTCGGAGGACAATTCGAGACCGGGATGGGCGCCGAGGCGGTGGAGAGGCTGCTCAAGGATGTGGACCAGAAGAAACTGTCGGACTCGCTCCGCAAGCAGATGTCGGAGACCCAGACGGAAACCAAGCGGAAAAAGCTTCTCAAGAGGCTTAAAGTTGTCGACGCCTTCCTCCGTTCCGGTGTGAAGCCGGAATGGATGATCCTGCGGGTTGTTCCCGTCATTCCGCCCGATCTCCGGCCCCTCGTTCCCCTGGAGGGCGGGCGCTTCGCGGCAAGCGATCTGAACGAACTCTATCGTCGTGTCATCAACCGGCACAACCGGCTCAAGAAGCTGATGGCCTTGGATGCCACGCCCGAACTGATCTTGAACAACGAGAAACGCATGCTGCAGGAAGCGGTGGATGCGCTGTTCGAGAACGGGCGCCGGGGTCGCGTGGTCTACGGTCGCAACAAGCGGCCGCTGAAGTCCCTCTCGGATCTCATCAAAGGGAAGCAGGGCCGTTTCCGTCAGAACCTGCTGGGCAAGCGCGTCGATTTCTCCGGCCGAACGGTCATCGTCGTCGGCCCCGAGCTGCGCCTCCACCAGTGCGGCCTCCCGAAGATCATGGCCCTCGAGCTGTTCAAGCCGTTCGTCATCGGCCGCCTCATCGACCGGGGCCTGGCCACGACCGTCAAGGCCGCCAAGAAAATGGTCGAGCGCGAAGAATCGGTGGTCTGGGACATTCTCGATGAGGTGGTTCGCGAGCATCCGATCCTTCTCAACCGCGCGCCCACGCTGCACAGGCTCAGCATGCAAGGGTTCGAGCCCATTCTCACGGAGCAAAAGGCCATTCAACTCCATCCCCTGGTGTGCACGGCCTTCAACGCGGATTTCGACGGCGACCAGATGGCCGTCCATCTTCCCCTCTCGGTAGAGGCCCAGACCGAGTCCCGCGTTCTCCTCATGTCCACGAACAACATTCTTTCTCCGGCGCACGGGAAACCGATCATCAACCCCACGCAGGATATCGTGCTGGGGCTCTACTACTTGACCCGCGAGCGCGTCGGCGCAAGGGGCGAAGGGATGTCGTTTGGGGACCTCACCGAAGCGCGGCAGGCGTACGACAACGGCGCCGTGGACCTCCACGCCCGCGTCAAGGTGCGCGTGAAGGGAAAGTTGATTCAGACCACGCCGGGACGCGTCATCATGGCGGATGTTGTGCCGGAGGAGATGGCTTTCGAGGACATCAACAAGCTGATGACCAAGAAGGAACTGGCCCGGCTGGTGGATGTGGTCTATCGCCGTGTTGGGCTGAAGGCCACCGTGATCATGGGCGATCGTCTGAAGGACCTCGGGTTCCACCACGCGACCATGGCCGGAATTTCCGTGGCCGTGAAAGACATGATTGTTCCCAGCGAGAAGAAGAAGCTCATCGAGTTTGGAAATGAACAGGCCCAGGAGACCGAAGACCAATACCGGGAAGGGGTCATCACCGAGGGCGAGAAATACAACAAGCTGATCAGCATCTGGAACGGGATCACGAACCAGATCGCGGAGGAGATGAAGCGTGAAATCAGCTACGAGGACGCCACGAATAAAGACGGAAAGAAGGAGCATCAGCTCGCCTTCAATCCTCTCTTTATGATGATCGATTCGGGCGCCCGCGGCAGCGAAGAGCAGATGCGGCAACTCGCCGGAGTGCGAGGCCTGATGGCCAAACCGTCGGGCGAGATCATCCCGACGCCCATCACGAGCAACCTGCGCGAGGGTCTCAGCATGCTCCAGTACTTCATCTCGACCCACGGGGCGCGCAAAGGGTTGGCCGACACGGCCCTCAAGACCGCCACCGCGGGCTACCTCACCCGCCGCATGGTGGACGTTGCCCAGGATTCCATCGTGACGGAAAACGACTGCGGCACGCTGGACGGCATCGAGGTCACGGACTTGATTCAAGGCGGGGAGGTCAAAACCCGCCGGAGCGAGCGCTCTTTGGGCCGCGTGGCCCTGACGGACATCATCAACTCCGTCACCGGCGAAGTCATCGTCCATGCCAATGAAGAAATTGACGAAGCCCGGGTGGAGAAATTGAGCGAGGCGGGCGAAACCGTCGAGCACGTCATGGTGAGGTCTCCGCAGACCTGCCAGACCCGCCACGGAATCTGCGCCCTGTGCTACGGGCGGGATCTCGCCCGGGGGCGCCTGGTGCATTTGGGCGAGGCCGTTGGAGTCGTGGCCGCGCAATCGGTGGGCGAGCCGGGCACGCAATTGACCATGCGAACCTTCCACATCGGCGGCACCGCCACCCGGCACGTGGAGAAGAGCACGATCGAATCCCCGACGGATGGCGCCGTGACCTATGGCGACAAGCTGCGCGTCGTCCTCAAAGGCGAAAACCGCTGGCTGGCGATGACCCGGAATGGCGATGTGAAGGTGACCGGCGTCGGCGGGGCTGTCCACAAGTTCCCGGTCAATTACGGCGCGTTCCTGCTCGTCAAAGATGGAGAGAAGGTAAAGAAAGGGCAGCGAATTGCGGAATGGGATCCCTATTCCAGCGTCATTCTGACGGACATGGCCGGCAAGGTCGTGTATCAGGATATTCATGACGGCATTTCGCTCCGCGAGCAGGTGGACGAGGCGACCGGTCTCTCACACAAGATCATTGTCGCGGCCAAAAACGTCGATCTGCGGCCCAGGATTATCGTGCAGGACGCCGGCAGCAAGGATACGAGCTACTTCCTGCCGGTAGGATCCCACATCGGGGTGGACGCAGGTTCTCATGTGGAGTCGGGCGACGTGATCGCGAAGATCCCGCGCGAAACCACGAAGACCAAGGACATCACCGGCGGTCTGCCGCGAGTCTCCGAACTTCTGGAAGCGCGACGCCCCAAAGAGGTGGCCGTCATCACCGAAATCAACGGCGTGGTTTCGTTTGGCAAAGACCTCAAGGGCAAGCGGACGGTCATCGTGACACCAGACCGCGGCGAGGCCAAGAACTATCAGATCCCGCGGGGCAAACATATCTGCGTGCATGAAGGCGACTACGTCCAGGCCGGCGATCAGCTTATGGACGGCACACCCAACCCGCATGACCTCCTGGTCGTTCGAGGGGTCAAGGATCTCGCCAAGTATCTCGTGGACGAAATTCAGCTCGTGTATGACTCACAGGGTGTCAAGATCAACGACAAGCATATCGAATTGATCGTCCGCCTCATGCTCCGGAAGGTTAAGATCACTTCTCCCGGCGACACGACGTTCTACGTCGGCGAGGAGGTGGACAAGTTCCTGTTCGAGGAGGAGAACGCCCGCATCATCAAGCAGGCGGGCCGGCCGGCCACGGCGGAGTACATCCTCCAGGGGATCAGCCGGGCGTCGCTTTCAACCGACAGCTTCATCTCGGCCGCCTCCTTCCAAGAGACGACGAAGATTCTGACCGATGCCGCGGTCGGCGGAAAGGTCGATTACCTGCGCGGGCTGAAGGAGAACGTGATCGTGGGCCGACTCGTTCCGGCGGGCACGGGATTCCCGAAATACCGCAAGACGGAGATCGATGTTCCCATGGAACCCCCGGCCGAAGTGCCGGCAGAGCCTCCAATGGAAGTACCGGGCGTTCAGCCCCCGCTGGCGTTCGGAACGGTTCCGGAAAAGATCGCGGAGGAATAG
- the rplL gene encoding 50S ribosomal protein L7/L12, with protein sequence MNEEDVINYIEKMPVIELSKFIKKLEEKLGVTAAMPMMAAGPMGGAGAPAKAEEKTDFKVVLANVGANKLQVIKVVREITGLGLKEAKEFVESAPKAIKEGANKAESEEIKKKLSEVGATVELQ encoded by the coding sequence TTGAATGAAGAAGACGTAATCAACTACATCGAGAAAATGCCGGTGATCGAACTCTCAAAGTTCATCAAGAAGCTCGAGGAAAAACTGGGCGTCACTGCCGCGATGCCGATGATGGCGGCCGGACCGATGGGCGGTGCGGGTGCCCCGGCCAAGGCGGAGGAGAAGACCGACTTCAAGGTCGTTCTGGCCAACGTGGGCGCCAACAAGCTCCAGGTGATCAAGGTGGTCCGCGAAATCACGGGGCTGGGACTCAAGGAGGCGAAGGAGTTCGTCGAGAGCGCGCCGAAAGCCATCAAGGAGGGCGCGAACAAGGCGGAATCTGAGGAGATCAAGAAGAAGCTGTCGGAGGTCGGTGCGACGGTGGAACTTCAGTAA